One Engraulis encrasicolus isolate BLACKSEA-1 chromosome 4, IST_EnEncr_1.0, whole genome shotgun sequence genomic window, gtgtgtgtgtgcatgcgttcgtgtatgcatacgtgtgtgtgtgcgtgcgtgcgtgcgtgtatgcgtgtatgtatgtgtgtgtgtgtgtatgcatgcgtgtgtgtgtgagtgggggctggggctggggctgctgcAGCAACATAATGGAAGTCTGTCCTTAGTCCCATTAAGGAGCAGGCTAATTTCCCCTCATCAGCATGGAGTAATAGCGAGTCATTAAGCAGGCTGACCTCTCTGGCTAGCGCCTTTTCACTCCTTTTGATAGGGGTAGGCAGTGGACATttcaatgttctctctctctctctctctctctctctctctctctctctctctctctctctctctctctctctctctctctctctccctggctttCTCTTTTGTGCAGTCAGTGGTcatttctgtctgtttttttttgttggcaattttttcttcttttctgttgTTCGTGAGTGAGTGGTCATTTGTGTGGAATGGTGTTTGGAAACAAGTGAGCAGGATACTGGGGCTGTTTTACAGGAATGGAGGGAACAGAGAACAGCGCAGGATGTCTGCCACCTGTGAAAACaacgttcttctcttctcttctcttctcttctcttctcttctcttctcttctcttctcttctcttctcttctcttctcttctcttgttcgcCACACAGGTGGTGCCATGGCATTGGTGATATGGATCTTTTGTCAGTTAAAGACACAAAATTAGAATTTAACTCATAGCAAATGTGTGTTTGCAAacataactttaaaaaaaaagatttctttTGTTTAAAAACGGACATAAAACGAGATTAGCTATGGCCgaaaaaagaggggaaaggaaCACTGGGAATTGAATGGAACAAAAATTAATAAGCAGCGATAAAACTGCACTGCACTCTGGAttgtgttcatgtcatgtttccaTGACATATTTCTTAGCAGGAAAAAGAGTGTAAAAACGTTTAACGGCGTCTgtataaaatggcaataataaGCCTCTAATAAGGCACAAGTGTGAGCTCTGCCTACCAGAGGGGGGGACTGGGAGGCTCTGATCCTGCCCAGCTgatcacaaggacacacacacacacacacacacacacacacacacacacacacacacacacacacacacacacacacacacaaactcagtggAGGTCTGTGTAGTAGGTCGATGATTGGAATTGTaacgggaaaaaaaacaaaaaccttgaAGGCTCAATCCCACGCAGAATTGTTACATCAACAAGGAAAATGGCAACAAAGTTGGCGTGCGGAATAAGAGAATCTGAGTCAAGTCGTAAACGCGTGAGCGCTTTCTGCCCAGAGTATTTCTCCCGCTCGCTCTCTGGCTTGCGTTCTGcgatctgcctctctgtctgtctctctttgttgTATCATTGTTGCTAGTTGGGGCCGCTCAAGGAGGGGCTGGCAATTTGTTAGCTCGTAGACGCTAGGCATGCCACTACATGACCTGGCATCGGCTATTTGTACTTGGCATGACATAgtttggtgctgtgtgtgtgtgtgtgtgtgtgtgtgtgtgtgtgtgtgtgtgtgtgtgtgtgtgtgtgtgtgtgtgtgtgtgtgtgagagagagagaggtgcaccacactgcactgcacccccTTGGCAAGTCTGAGTAGGCTTTGTTTCCTGCAGTGCATGGCACTGGAAACTTTCCCttgatgcatacagtacataagcCCCCGTGACCTTTAGATCAgtggcacacagcacacactcactcactctccttgcGTTCTGTGTGATGCCACACACTGCCGTGGTTTGACCACCCTTGTCAGTGTCTTGccgtgtgtccccccccccccctctgcaatCAAGCCTACATGCTCCTGACATGAACACGGCCTgttcgcttctggcgctggtctTTTACATGAAAAGTCCTCCTATTCATAGGGCACACGCACACTTCTATGCTCAGACACGTCTGGCTGCCTGTTCACACACTGAGGTTGTGTTATTcaccacacatagacacacacacacacacacacacacacatacacacgcacatacacatagacatagacatacgcatacacacacacactgaggttatGTTATGCAACCATACACAGTCACCCCAAACACCCTAGCCACTCTGTCATCTCAGGGTCACTCATATGACAGACCTCCCACTCCactccccacagacacacagacacacacacagacacacacaaacacacacacacacacacacacacacacacacacacacacacacacacacacacacacacacacacacacacacacacacacacacacacacacacacacacacacacacaccagctccagTCTTACCCAATTAGCCCCTGCCACACGCCTCTGTTCTGCCTGCTGGCTTGGAGCCACTCcctggagcaggagaggagaggagaggagaggagaagagaagagaagagaagagaggagaggagaggggaatagaagagaggagaggagaagagaggagaggaggagtggagaggagaggtgaggagaagagaagagaagagaggagaggaggagtggagaggacaggagaggagaagagaagagaggagtggagtggagtgaagaggagaggagaggagaggagaagaaagaaggggagaggagtggagaggagatgaggaggcaggagaggaggagtgggaaggagaggagtagtggagaggagatgaggaggcaggagaggaggagtgggaaggagaggagtagtggagaggagatgaggaggcaggagaggaggagtgggaaggagaggagtagtggagaggagatgaggaggcaggagaggaggagtggtaaGGAGAGGAGTAGtgtagaggagagcaggagaggagaggagagtgccaaGGCTCAGTGCTCACTGGCAgggcttctccctctctctctctgctctgctctgtgctctctctccggGCTCCATGAATGGATGGCCTTTGTGTCTGCAGACTGACTAGACCTGTGTTCCTGCGCGCACGTTTACTTTGGCCTCCCGCACGCTTGGGCTGCAGCTGAAATGTGAGACTCCAGCGGCAGgcaacgggtgtgtgtgtgtgtgtgtgtgtgtgtgtgtgtgtgtgtgtgtgtgtgtgtgtgtgtgtgtgtgtgtgtgtgtgtgtgtgtgtgtgtatgtgtgtgtgtgtgtgtgtgttgggaggttgACTTTGGGGGTCTGAGGTTGGATCAGCTGGGATATGCACAAGGGCTGGTTCTCTTTCCAGAACGGACCAACTCATTTGTTTAATTGTTTTAACATCATAATTCATAGCTGTAAGTGCTGGCCTTGTCTGGTATTATTATGGTACAATTTTCTTGTTACGTTTAGTACAACATAATATGATGTAGCTATATACTAAAGAACACTGTAAAGACTAACAACACTAATTTACATGCTACCTTGATTTGTGTGGAAATGTTTTAAATACGAATTCATATCTCAATGAGGACTTAACCATTTGCACTTACCTTAAACATTTCTGGAGTTGTTTCAAGccacctttcttttctttcttgatTCTCGGTTTGCAATAAAACAAGTATACAATCCAAAACAAGTTGGCAATCATAAATGACCTGAAACCATTCTGTTCCACAAGTTCCACAACCAAGTTCCTGTGTGTTGATTGCAGTGTATTATACTCTTGTTGCTCACTCATTTGTATCTTCCTTTCTCATTTCACAGCTGACAATCATCTTCAAGAACTTCCAGGAGTGCGTGGAGCAGAAGATGTACCACGCCGAGACGGACGAGCTTCCCGCCGCGTTCGCCGACGGCTCGCGCAACGGCGGCGACGGCCACGGCGCCAGCTCGCTGCAGATCGTGGAGAAGGTTCCGGGCCAGCACGTGGAGATCCAGGCACGCTACATCGGCACCACCATAGTCGTCCGGCAGGTGGGCCGCTACCTGACCTTCGCCGTGCGCATGCCGGACGAGGTGGTGCACTCTGTGGAGGACCAGGACAACCAGGACTTGTACCTGTGCCTgcacggctgccccaccagccAAAGGATAGACTTTCGAAGCTTTAGGGcccacgcggcggcggcggcggctgcaTCCGAGAGCCAGGCTCAGAGCCGgggtggaggcagcagcagcggtgggggTGGAGGGCTACGGCCGGGCTCGCACCCGGGCTTCACCTACCAGGCGGCGTTGTCCAAGTGCAAAGAGCGCCTCCCAGTGGAAGATATGTACTTCCACTCGTGCGTGTTCGACCTGCTCCTGTCCGGAGATATTAACTTCACCATGGCGGCCTTCTACGCGCTGGAGGACGTGAAGATGCTGCACTCCAACAAGGACAAGCACCACATCTTTGAGAGGGACATGCGTAATGCCGGCGGCAGCCACAGGGTGGCGGTGCACTCTCACGGCGTGCTCCTTCTGCTGCtcaacctgctgctgctggtgctgtggACGGAGGGCTGCTCGACGCATCTCTAGTCCGCAAACGGGCTAGCGAGCTAGCTTGTTAGCgcgctcatcatcatcatcctcctcctcctcatcttcatcatggTGTGATGGCTGTgggagagctctgtgtgtgtgtgtgtgcctgggcaaCACAACGCAAAGGGACGTCGCATTCCCCGGTCGCAAGGGCAAGGGGGCCGCCCGCGTTCCAAGTCTGCCACAGGCTTCCGCTTCCGGGGTTCCAAGTTCCAAGTTCTGGTGGCAGCATTTGTACCAGAGTTCCTCAAACCGCCACCCCTCGTTTCCAGTCCGAGGGAGGCTGTTTGTGCAGTGGGTGGTGTGGCGTGGAGGAAAAGGATCCAGGAAGGCCGCGGGAGAGAGCCAGGTCGTCACTCTCATTCCAGCCTCAGactagagtgtgtgtgattggacGTCTGGTCTTTGTGTGGAGGCCAGGGGAACAGTGCCATCACTGTCTGtctcttcgtctgtctgtctgtacgtctgtctgtctgtacgtctgtctgtctgtcggagcTGAGAAAGACTCGTGTCTCCTGTCTGTCAACACCTTCCCTTAGTTGGGCTCCTGAAGGACACCCTGCccaaaccctgacacacacacagacagacacacacacacacacacacacacacacacacacacacacacacacacacacacacacacacacacacacacacacacacacacacacacacacacacatttaccccaTCCTTCCCCACCTTGGCCTGTCAGGAGCTGGTCTGGCCGATGGATGTCGGATTTAATCCCTAATTCCCGGAGAGACAGAGTGCGGAGTGTGGGCTTTGGCAGAGGAGATGATGATTGCTGAGGGGATGATCTGTGATCTGATCTGCAGAATGATGGGACATGTGGacactgacagtgtgtgtgtgtgtgtgtgtgtgtgtgtgtgtgtgtgtgtgtgtgtgcgcgcgtgtgtgagagtgtgtggtgtcttttctttcccctcctcctctctcgtttGAAAGACTCCCGTCTTTGGACaacatacatatgtgtgtgtgtgtgtcagtgtgcatttgccctcttctcctctttcccccatcctccctaTGTACGTTTGCATCCTGTGTTCTGTTTTGAATTTTCATGGATGATCGGATCTCCTCCCTCACTGGTAccaagtgagtgtgagtgaattGATCATATTTTAGGTACTGGATACCAGTGGAGTTGAGTTGAGGGGTATTTGGGAGGCAAGGGCTGGGGTGGCCCTTGCAGGAGAGGTCATTAGCCTTCCGCCAAGGAGAAGCATTGGGAGAgtcacatggacacagacacagaggcagccTGCCAACCAATGAATCATCAGAGACACAGCATGTTATCCAATGGTACGTCACAGAGACAGCCTGTTAGCCAATAGGATGTCAGAGAGGGGCAGCCAATGAGCCAGCTGTGCGTTACAGCAACAAGCCCACTTGTCTGTAGAGTGGACGAATTGGCTGTGAAGCCAGATCCTTTTCTAtagttagttagtgtgtgtgtgtgtgtgtgtgtgtcttcgagtTCTAGAGTTGTCTTTGGGGCGCCTATTTGCTAATGTCTTGATACTGCACCCACAGTTTTAATATAGCACCGGCTTGGTGGTCTGGGGTCAGTCGATGGCCTTGGTCTGCCAGAAGCCTTTGCCAAAGTTTATTGGCAGAcagattggggggaaaaaaacttctTCACCGTTTCCATGTGTCAATAACAGCGTCAAAGAGACTTATTTGTTTTTTCAGAGAAAAAATGAAATCCACCCCACGTTGCATTGGTGTTTCAGTCCTGAAACTATTTATTGCGCTGTTTGATTGGAGTTCATTTGGACGTTGTTGGACCGCTAACGAAAAGCAAGCCCAGAGCATTCCCATTCGGTGTAGGCGTTGAGAGGGCATGCAGTCATGCGAATAACTCTAATGTTTACAGATTGTGATGTTTTTCCCCTCGAAAATCGCAATTTACATCGATCAACTGAAAAGACAAGCCTTGATTAATTAAATCTAACATGGACTGCCAGaacccccctcactctctctctctgtgattgtTGATGGTGGTCTTGGTCAACTTTGTGGGGTCGTTTTTTTATCCAGTTTGCTGCCCAGTGGTCTGTGAGAGACACCCACTGATGCAGAGAAGCTGGCCCAGCACAGAGCATAACTGGCCAGGGTGACAAAAGACAGTTAACCCATCGTATGGCCAGATAGACACCGctgtctctcactatctctctctctctctctttctttgtcgaggcctctagtgtgtgtgtttgtgtgggtgtatgaGTGGGTGTAGTGAGTCCGTATGTCTGATGGTTAGGCAGCcacatctgtctctctcgctctctgttggCCCCTCCAGCAGTGCAAAACTCTCTTCgttattttgacaaaaatgtatttttgaaaAAAGCAAAAGAGCTGGGTGGTGTCAacgtggctgtgctgtgctgtgctgtgctgtgctgtaggccTCTCCTGACTCACAACTCCACAGATCTGTGAATTTACGGCTGAGGCACTTTGCCAAAGAACCAGCCTTGGTGCCAACACTTTTTCCCCAAAAACATCTGACTTCTCTTTCtatccccctcactctctctctctctcgtgctctctctctctctctgcttttttctccctttcccgTTACTCCCTTTCCCCAGTGCACTTCTCACttatccttctcctctttcttttcttccactacgtctcttcttcttcatcatcttcttcttccttgaGAACCTTTGTGGTTCGTTTAAGTATTTTGGACTCCAACCAGACATCCTGATTGTGTATGTACAATAATACTGGAAGGTGCTGCTAAATGAAATCAATGGATGGACTTGAGTTTGTGCGCAGCGGTACACACAAGACAAGAGGATATCTatcgagtgtgcgtgtgtgtgtgtgtgtgtgtgtgtgtgtgtgtgtgtgtgtgtgtgtgtgtgtgtgtgtgtgtgtgtgtgtgtgtgcgtgcgtgcgtgcgtgcgtgcgtgcgtgccaagcTCTACTAATCCACAAGTCATCCTCACCACTACTTCCAATATCAAGGAGGCGTCGGAGTTGTTTTTCTTACTCCAATCCTTCACCCCTCACTCCGCCAGATCCATCTTGTTTTCAGATATATGAAGTCAGAGTTCAAGAAAAGAATGAAACAAAAACCTATCTGGGTGGAGCGTGGGGGGTGAGGTTagttcagatgttttttttagcaCTAAAAAACCTGCTGTATTATGTCAAACACCTTCTCTGCTTCTGGGTGACTCTGTAGTAATATCGATGCTAATGTTACCACAACATGCCCACTCCCATGTTTTAAACAGCGTTATCAGGTCATTGTGATGCACTCACTGCTTAGATCAACACTCCAGGCAAGTTGAAAGTGCATGTCGCTTCCCTGATTTGCAAGTAGATTTGCTGATGGAAATTGGCCCGTGGTGTGTGCTCAGCCTGGCAGTGTGGATACTGCAGCCCATTAGAAGACACATTAggctcctccacttgtgcttgtctcctcgtcccgcctcctggcccctcctctgtggagaaaacgataaagtttcccagctgtcagcctcgccacaacaacttttgaggaactgtttttcattcaccatcccaattgcaaatgagaaaaagacttaacaattgagcttttgcaagatattgaaatataatgctgttgtcagtgatgtcatcatgacgagaagcaagtggaggaggcaaggtcgcatattaagacgcactctaggACTTTGAAACAGACGCCTGCCATATTGCTCTCCAAGGCCCCCCTTGTCCATGCGGCCAGCCTTCTGTTtttcccattgagagtaaatagaatggaggccaaaattctatttcattgttgaagccaagttggagccaaggttggacccaaaaagaccaaaaaatggccaaatcccattcattcctatgagagacataaaaccctgtatctcccttaaatggcactccagggggatcatttttcgctcaactagtaggtccccttgctctccaacttaccagggtggtgattttttgtggtgatgttttattttagagagatattaaaagttaaattgaccaatgagcatcagaacatggtttgattgaccgttagaagtcttgttgttgtccaatcagcacctgcgtttggcgttgctaaggtggaatgtaagttggaatgttcccaaatctggcttcaaagcgttgaatggcaaatagcgttgatttggcgtccattctatttactgtcaatggtttttCCACACCACATGAACAATccagcttttcctaaaaaaacacACTACTAATgtagtaattacatctgtaagagtacttttactactactttatacaactctccCCCTGTATCCTGGATCTCTGTTTGGAGGTGAGAGAGGTGTTAAGAGTAAAGGCTTACATTGACAGAGCAGTCCAGGGCGGGCCACACTACCACACTGCCAGGCTATCATGCACCAGTTCGGGCTTCCACTTTTAGCCTTTTAAGACGACAAACTAACGAAAACTACACAATGATTGTAATGTGGACCTCTTTTTTTGCGTTGATAGATGTACTTTGTAAAGTCAGTTTTTATCTATGGTTCTGTGTAATGTGAGTTTGTACATAGCCTTTGCAAAGTTGTTCAGTTGGGGAAATAGTGTTTATTTGTTGTGCTTAAAAATTTGTAAATCTTGACATTTTATATATGTGAGTACAGTGAATGTGACCTTTTTTATTTAAATAGAGAAAAAGGTTCTATGTATCTGTAACAACACGTCAAAAGTTAACCGACTTAACAAGATGAAAAGGAAATCAGAACTGAACCATAtccaaaaacagaaagaaaaaaaaaatatggagCTGAAAGGtgttttttaatttgttttttttttttgcgttttggAAGAAGCACTTTATGTTTTTGTTCATGTTTAGCTTTTACATGTCATGAACTTGATTGTGAATAGACCTCATCAAAGTTGTTAAGCtaggaaataaaaacaaaacaagaactaaataaaacaaaaaataaaatgtattacaaACTAGGTTTGCCGGAGAGATCGAGCTTGGCTTTGTATGTAGGACTTCAGCGTTGACTCACGCCATCTGTAAATACTGTAAATTATTTATTGAACAAAAATAAATGGTCTTGTCGATTTGTTTTGGAATGTTTTGTCTTGTGTGAGTTACAGTATATCTCTTCCTAGTACGTAATGTGAGTGCTTACTCCAAGGGCTACATTGAAATATACCTTCAGAATTGGGGTGGATTACATTTACTTAAAGCTccagtgtgtattttttttgtaattttataTTTCCAGAATTAAATTCTATGAAGTTGACGCTGCCCAGTCACAACTTTCagccttttcattaatatttaaagAATATATTTCATCAATAATATACTCATTATGACTATTTATTTTTCACTTTTCATAGATGAATAAGTAGATCTCCAAACAAACCCACCAATTTGAGGTACAATTCAGACACGAAAACTTCTCTGGTCAGAGCAGTAGTACATATCCATGGAGaagatcacatttgtgaatgggccgcaCAATTTTGGAAATGAGCCACCGAAATTAGACACTGCACCTTAAAGAGGTGGGTGCCCCATCAAAACTTTTGTTTCTTTGGGAAGGTCTTGATCTTGACCAGAGAATACCATAGGCTACCCAACAGTATACAAAGTGTTCTCtgcatagagcagtggttcctagaggtgtcaacaatgatcgattcagcgatgcaatccaatgcgggggatggacgatccagaatcgatccggcaagctccagaatcgatccggcatttttttttaaagtttcaattacttggATATTTCAGGGGCAAATGAAtgctaaattaaataaaagcacttcaaaacattgcaagactgatacaaactgatacagaaaacagacaataaattgttgctcagtatctgactacttgtattgcctcataatgactgattaaacatttgctttgctttcagtagaaatgtaatgcattgcaatgcattgtagaattgaatcggatcgcctcggatcgcatagaattgaatcaaatcgaatcgctacctcccgaatcgtgatcgaattggatcgtgagggctgtgccgatccacaccactagtggttCCCAACATCATGCATTGAGTAGTTAAGTTAAATTGAGAACGTTTCAGATGGCCCCCTTGTACTGTACAGCCATTGCCATCTTACTGGTTCACCAACTCCATGTGACTCGACGGTGCCCCCTGGTGGCCAATATGCACACGGAGGGGAAAATgttagggcagtggttttcaaattgggggACGGGGACCCCTGAGGGGCTGTGAAGGGGTGCTAGaggggccgcagcaggttggcaaGTAAACTATAGCACAATT contains:
- the rgma gene encoding repulsive guidance molecule A → MPPHRERRGALSRAGWMGMGQAAGASALEVGKILAVFLYLFPAVTLQCKILKCNSDFWAATSGGGADSEADVEFCAALREYSNCVTRTARTCRGDLAFHLAQHGIEDLMTQNNCSKEGPTASPRPRHPPQRPLPPFQPQLPPQHRPPLLPPHHDRDNTPEPDVCHYERRLASSSPRGGGQPNYTHCGFFGDPHLRTFTDDFQTCKVEGAWPLVHNKYLSVQVTNTPVVPGSAATATSKLTIIFKNFQECVEQKMYHAETDELPAAFADGSRNGGDGHGASSLQIVEKVPGQHVEIQARYIGTTIVVRQVGRYLTFAVRMPDEVVHSVEDQDNQDLYLCLHGCPTSQRIDFRSFRAHAAAAAAASESQAQSRGGGSSSGGGGGLRPGSHPGFTYQAALSKCKERLPVEDMYFHSCVFDLLLSGDINFTMAAFYALEDVKMLHSNKDKHHIFERDMRNAGGSHRVAVHSHGVLLLLLNLLLLVLWTEGCSTHL